From Anas acuta chromosome 11, bAnaAcu1.1, whole genome shotgun sequence, the proteins below share one genomic window:
- the LOC137862325 gene encoding monocarboxylate transporter 2-like isoform X1 translates to MPSPANAGPAPGPPDGGWGWVVVFGAFISIGFAYAFPKGIAIFFKEIQGFFDTSYSEIAWVSSIMLATTYGAGPISSILVNRYGSQPVVIFGGLLCGIGMVSAAFCTSILQLYICVGFITGFGLALNLQPSVIIIGKYFLKRRPIANGLAMAGSPVMLCTLAPLNQFLFDNFGWRGSFLILGAILLNCCVAGALFRPIGAPKIQSNEEVKEVLKEEVTKDAMEMNSSTNIPVETKPEEEEAKDCCEKINKYLDFSLFKHRGFLIYLIGNVLMFLGFFAPIVFLAPYAKHIGIDEYSAAFLLSILAIVDMIARPATGIIANSKWVRPRIQYFFSFSIAFNGACHLLCPLASGYKGLVIYSVFFGLAFGMVCAMLFETLMDLVGATRFTSAVGLVTIAECCTILLGPPIGGTLIDTFGDYKYMFIKCGAVMVLAGTFLFIMNYYNYRMLAKEKRKAKEEDPKSVRTESEGRNNLNKDTVQDGPELEPLREEQERLKKEVNGTNEV, encoded by the exons ATGCCGTCCCCTGCTAATGCAGGGCCAGCCCCTGGCCCCCCGGAcggtggctggggctgggtggtggTCTTTGGTGCTTTCATTTCTATCGGCTTTGCCTACGCCTTCCCCAAAGGCATAGCCATCTTCTTCAAAGAGATCCAGGGTTTCTTTGACACGTCCTATAGCGAGATCGCGTGGGTTTCCTCCATCATGCTGGCCACCACGTACGGCGCAG GTCCCATCAGCAGTATTTTAGTAAACCGCTATGGCAGCCAACCCGTGGTGATATTTGGAGGCCTGCTGTGTGGCATTGGGATGGTCTCAGCTGCCTTCTGCAccagcatcctgcagctctACATCTGCGTGGGCTTCATTACAG GATTTGGCCTTGCTCTCAACCTCCAGCCATCAGTGATAATCATAGGGAAatactttttaaagagaagacCCATCGCAAACGGCCTTGCTATGGCAGGGAGCCCTGTGATGCTTTGTACCCTGGCTCCTCTCAACCAGTTCCTTTTTGACAATTTTGGCTGGAGGGGCAGTTTTTTAATTCTCGGGGCAATTTTATTAAACTGCTGTGTGGCTGGAGCTCTCTTCAGGCCCATTGGGGCACCCAAAATCCAGTCAAATGAGGAGGTGAAGGAGGTTCTGAAAGAAGAGGTCACTAAGGATGCCATGGAAATGAACAGTTCCACGAACATCCCTGTAGAGACAAAaccagaagaagaagaagcaaagGACTGTTGTGAAAAAATCAATAAGTACCttgatttttccctctttaaGCACAGGGGTTTCTTGATTTACTTGATTGGAAACGTGCTCATGTTTCTAGGCTTTTTTGCCCCCATTGTTTTTCTGGCACCCTATGCAAAACACATCGGCATTGATGAATATTcagctgctttcctcctttCAATCCTTGCTATCGTGGATATGATTGCCAGGCCGGCCACTGGCATCATTGCAAACAGCAAGTGGGTCAGGCCACGGATCCAATacttcttcagcttctccatTGCTTTCAACGGTGCCTGCCACCTTCTGTGCCCCCTGGCTTCTGGCTACAAGGGGCTCGTCATTTACTCTGTCTTTTTTGGCTTGGCTTTTGGCATGGTTTGTGCCATGCTTTTTGAAACTCTCATGGACCTCGTGGGAGCTACCCGGTTCACCAGCGCCGTTGGCTTGGTCACCATTGCAGAGTGTTGCACAATATTGCTGGGACCACCCATAGGGG GAACACTTATCGATACCTTTGGGGACTATAAATATATGTTCATTAAATGTGGAGCTGTGATGGTCCTGGCAGGAACATTCCTGTTCATCATGAATTACTATAATTACCGCATGCTTgccaaggagaagagaaaagcaaaagaagaggaCCCTAAATCTGTAAGGACAGAAAGTGAAGGCAGAAATAACTTGAACAAAGATACTGTACAGGATGGACCTGAGCTGGAACCTCTGAGAGAGGAACAAGAAAGACTAAAGAAGGAAGTGAATGGCACAAATGAAGTTTAA
- the LOC137862325 gene encoding monocarboxylate transporter 2-like isoform X2, giving the protein MSPPLPSDLGYIPPDGGWGWAVVFGASISVGFAYTFPKAFTIYFKELQAVYSISYSQIAWITSIMCATTYGGGPISSILVNRYGSQPVVIFGGLLCGIGMVSAAFCTSILQLYICVGFITGFGLALNLQPSVIIIGKYFLKRRPIANGLAMAGSPVMLCTLAPLNQFLFDNFGWRGSFLILGAILLNCCVAGALFRPIGAPKIQSNEEVKEVLKEEVTKDAMEMNSSTNIPVETKPEEEEAKDCCEKINKYLDFSLFKHRGFLIYLIGNVLMFLGFFAPIVFLAPYAKHIGIDEYSAAFLLSILAIVDMIARPATGIIANSKWVRPRIQYFFSFSIAFNGACHLLCPLASGYKGLVIYSVFFGLAFGMVCAMLFETLMDLVGATRFTSAVGLVTIAECCTILLGPPIGGTLIDTFGDYKYMFIKCGAVMVLAGTFLFIMNYYNYRMLAKEKRKAKEEDPKSVRTESEGRNNLNKDTVQDGPELEPLREEQERLKKEVNGTNEV; this is encoded by the exons ATGTCTCCTCCACTCCCCTCGGACCTGGGCTACATCCCCCCTGACGGAGGATGGGGCTGGGCAGTGGTGTTCGGGGCCTCCATCTCGGTTGGGTTTGCATACACCTTTCCTAAAGCTTTCACAATCTACTTTAAAGAGCTTCAGGCTGTTTACAGCATCTCCTACAGCCAGATTGCCTGGATAACTTCCATCATGTGTGCTACCACCTACGGAGGAG GTCCCATCAGCAGTATTTTAGTAAACCGCTATGGCAGCCAACCCGTGGTGATATTTGGAGGCCTGCTGTGTGGCATTGGGATGGTCTCAGCTGCCTTCTGCAccagcatcctgcagctctACATCTGCGTGGGCTTCATTACAG GATTTGGCCTTGCTCTCAACCTCCAGCCATCAGTGATAATCATAGGGAAatactttttaaagagaagacCCATCGCAAACGGCCTTGCTATGGCAGGGAGCCCTGTGATGCTTTGTACCCTGGCTCCTCTCAACCAGTTCCTTTTTGACAATTTTGGCTGGAGGGGCAGTTTTTTAATTCTCGGGGCAATTTTATTAAACTGCTGTGTGGCTGGAGCTCTCTTCAGGCCCATTGGGGCACCCAAAATCCAGTCAAATGAGGAGGTGAAGGAGGTTCTGAAAGAAGAGGTCACTAAGGATGCCATGGAAATGAACAGTTCCACGAACATCCCTGTAGAGACAAAaccagaagaagaagaagcaaagGACTGTTGTGAAAAAATCAATAAGTACCttgatttttccctctttaaGCACAGGGGTTTCTTGATTTACTTGATTGGAAACGTGCTCATGTTTCTAGGCTTTTTTGCCCCCATTGTTTTTCTGGCACCCTATGCAAAACACATCGGCATTGATGAATATTcagctgctttcctcctttCAATCCTTGCTATCGTGGATATGATTGCCAGGCCGGCCACTGGCATCATTGCAAACAGCAAGTGGGTCAGGCCACGGATCCAATacttcttcagcttctccatTGCTTTCAACGGTGCCTGCCACCTTCTGTGCCCCCTGGCTTCTGGCTACAAGGGGCTCGTCATTTACTCTGTCTTTTTTGGCTTGGCTTTTGGCATGGTTTGTGCCATGCTTTTTGAAACTCTCATGGACCTCGTGGGAGCTACCCGGTTCACCAGCGCCGTTGGCTTGGTCACCATTGCAGAGTGTTGCACAATATTGCTGGGACCACCCATAGGGG GAACACTTATCGATACCTTTGGGGACTATAAATATATGTTCATTAAATGTGGAGCTGTGATGGTCCTGGCAGGAACATTCCTGTTCATCATGAATTACTATAATTACCGCATGCTTgccaaggagaagagaaaagcaaaagaagaggaCCCTAAATCTGTAAGGACAGAAAGTGAAGGCAGAAATAACTTGAACAAAGATACTGTACAGGATGGACCTGAGCTGGAACCTCTGAGAGAGGAACAAGAAAGACTAAAGAAGGAAGTGAATGGCACAAATGAAGTTTAA